From Salarias fasciatus chromosome 12, fSalaFa1.1, whole genome shotgun sequence, the proteins below share one genomic window:
- the pold2 gene encoding DNA polymerase delta subunit 2 — MFSDLNAQKEGSSLLSCPPSEDQAPAIFERMSLAYTPCSERYKVGERSFSRQYAHIYAARLMQMRPLLSKRAQEKWGTDVCIRKLCDLQTGEQCCIVGTLFKRMELQPSILKEISEEHNLLPQPAPSKYISETDELILEDELQRIKLEGKIDKDKCVTGSVIAIYGAERSDGKFTVEEFCTADLPLQTERPTLTTDRFVLLASGLGLGSSHADSMLGLQLLVDMITGQLGDLSEQSGAATISRVLLAGNLLSPSTQDKDASTKAKYLTKKTQAGSVDAIRMLDELLLQLVASVPVDVMPGQYDPTNYTLPQQPLHRCMFPLSSVYPTLQLASNPYQADIDGVRFLGTSGQNVCDIQKYSSLDSHLDILEETLRLRHLAPTAPDTLGCYPFYLKDPFILEECPHVYFSGNAPTFESKLIKGADGQEVLLVTVPEFSSTQMACLVNLRTLQCEPVSFSAFSAGEDEESEMNISH; from the exons ATGTTCTCCGACCTGAACGCCCAGAAGGAgggctcctctctgctgtcctgtCCTCCCTCCGAGGATCAGGCTCCGGCGATATTCGAGAGGATGTCGCTGGCCTACACACCCTGCTCCGAGCGGTACAAAGTCGGGGAGCGGAGCTTCAGTCGCCAGTATGCTCACATCTACGCAGCCCGGCTCATGCAGATGAGGCCTCTGCTGTCAAAGAGAGCCCAGGAGAAGTGGG ggACTGATGTGTGCATCAGGAAGTTGTGCGATCTCCAAACAGGGGAGcagtgttgcattgtgggaactCTGTTTAAGCGGATGGAGTTGCAGCCATCTATTCTCAAAGAGATTAGTGAGGAG CACAACCTCCTGCCCCAGCCCGCACCGTCCAAATACATCTCTGAAACAGATGAGCTTATTCTGGAGGATGAACTGCAGAGAATCAAACTAGAGGGAAAAATCGACAAAGACAAGTGTGTCACCG GGAGTGTTATTGCAATATACGGAGCTGAAAGGAGTGATGGAAAATTCACTGTTGAGGAATTTTGCACGGCGGATCTCCCCTTGCAGACTGAGAGACCTACACTCACCACTGACAG GTTCGTGCTCCTTGCTTCTGGCCTCGGTCTGGGCAGCAGTCATGCAGACAGCATGCTGGGGCTGCAGCTATTGGTCGACATGATAACCGGTCAGCTTGGGGATCTCAGTGAGCAGAGCGGCGCAGCAACCATTTCCAGGGTCCTGCTGGCAGGAAACCTGCTGAGCCCCAGCACCCAGGACAAGGATGCCTCTACAAAG GCCAAGTATCTCACAAAGAAGACTCAGGCAGGCAGTGTGGACGCCATTCGAATGCTggatgagctgctgcttcagctggtg GCCTCTGTTCCCGTGGATGTGATGCCGGGGCAGTATGATCCCACCAACTACACCCTCCCACAGCAGCCTCTGCACCGATGCATGTTTCCCTTGTCCTCTGTCTACCCGACGCTGCAGCTGGCCTCCAATCCATATCAGGCTGACATCGATGGAGTGAG GTTTCTTGGCACGTCGGGTCAAAACGTGTGTGATATTCAGAAGTACAGCAGCTTGGACAGCCACCTGGATATATTGGAGGAAACGCTGCGGCTCAGACACCTCGCTCCCACAGCGCCTGATACTCTCG GTTGTTACCCATTTTACTTAAAAGATCCTTTCATCTTGGAGGAGTGTCCGCATGTTTACTTCAGTGGCAACGCCCCAACGTTTGAATCCAAGCTCATTAAAG GTGCTGATGGTCAGGAAGTGCTTTTGGTCACCGTTCCAGAGTTCAGCAGCACTCAGATGGCGTGCCTGGTCAATTTACGCACTCTTCAATGTGAGCCAGTCAGTTTCTCGGCCTTCTCCGCCGGAGAAGACGAGGAAAGTGAGATGAACATCAGCCACTGA
- the elmod3 gene encoding ELMO domain-containing protein 3, with the protein MEEDIDVTTRIEGLNGLSCECKPFEEITNGHSNHKPVMNGVVIGHSVKDHTNGSAPLRSLPISALKQNGLLQTLAAEDQPKPAEETENAELERARQEWDALENIQPVLTEDSNPTPLIPFNEALQYFQTTDLGDLLKNIQPTIRRTGLAAITHFLFGPPRLHRELLEERDLVFAIAQCHVDNSQPVHMRVLQTIYKRLIGSRLDCPRYGSHWENIGFQGTDPATDLRGTGFLGLMHTLYFVMDPETLPLARDIYKLSQHPTQNFPFSVMSINMTRIALQVLREEALSKECNRRQQVVGVLNEFYVATYLHLYQLWKTQQKTIADSGFVLKEVELFAKKNPKQMLRRLEVFLKERRAGGIPRGTSPDPQGQQPSPSLGERAARAGTGQGSKGKEMHFTGVCDLPPDMEGEARLI; encoded by the exons ATGGAGGAAGACATTGATGTCACAACCCGCATTGAG GGTCTGAATGGTTTGTCCTGTGAATGTAAACCGTTTGAGGAGATCACCAATGGACACTCCAACCATAAACCT GTCATGAATGGAGTAGTTATAGGTCATAGTGTCAAAGACCACACCAATGGAAGTGCACCTCTCAGATCATTGCCG ATTTCAGCGCTGAAGCAGAACGGTCTCCTACAGACACTGGCAGCTGAGGACCAGCCAAAACCTGCAG AGGAGACTGAAAATGCTGAGTTGGAAAGGGCCAGGCAGGAGTGGGACGCTTTGGAGAACATTCAACCAG TTCTGACTGAAGACTCAAACCCCACCCCTCTCATCCCCTTCAATGAGGCCCTGCAGTACTTTCAGACCACAGACCTCGGGGACTTGCTG aagaACATCCAGCCAACCATCCGCAGGACTGGACTGGCTGCGATCACACACTTTCTCTTTGGCCCTCCGCGGCTGCACAGggagctcctggaggagagGGATCTGGTGTTCGCCATCGCACAGT GCCATGTGGACAACAGCCAACCCGTCCACATGCGTGTCCTCCAGACCATTTATAAGAGGCTGATCGGCAGCAGACTGGACTGCCCCCGCTACGGTTCACACTGGGAAAACATTGGCTTTCAGG GCACAGATCCAGCCACTGACCTACGCGGGACAGGTTTCCTGGGACTGATGCATACTCTGTACTTTGTGATGGACCCAGAAACTCTACCGCTGGCTAGAGACATTTACAAGCTATCACAACACCCTACGCAG aacTTTCCATTCAGTGTGATGTCAATCAACATGACCCGCATCGCTCTCCAAGTACTCAGAGAGGAGGCCTTGTCCAA GGAGTGCAATCGTCGTCAGCAAGTGGTCGGTGTGCTTAATGAGTTCTACGTTGCCACTTACCTGCACCTGTACCAACTGTGGAAGACCCAGCAGAAGACCATCGCTGACTCTGGTTTTGTACTAAAAG AAGTGGAGCTGTTTGCCAAAAAGAACCCCAAGCAGATGCTGCGCCGACTAGAGGTCTTCCTGAAAGAGAGGCGGGCAGGTGGAATCCCCCGTGGGACGTCGCCAGACCCCCAGGGCCAGCAGCCCTCTCCCAGCCTGGGGGAGCGAGCGGCCCGAGCCGGGACGGGGCAGGGAAGCAAGGGAAAGGAGATGCACTTCACAGGAGTGTGTGATCTACCGCCAGACATGGAGGGAGAGGCCAGACTCATCTAA
- the aebp1b gene encoding inactive carboxypeptidase-like protein X2, whose amino-acid sequence MKIQTVSVCASLLALCCLLVIPKGGQSAGGITSLRLSEERRGAEDQLQHETLDDPENEQQLSVDEHLLRRSIKAKRDTEGAAQAGIVGRVRRAPEEGKKKKKKDKNKEPKDPNATKKPKSEKKGKKKDKQTTTTTLPPTTTPIPTEPPTEQEPYTDYSYPDGDSDYWKPDDDYWGAEATPSSPPAETSITDPPDDYWKPDEEDPAAPVTDGYDDYWKPDEKEPSPSAPNVYDDYWKPDEKEPSPSSPSVYDDDYWKPDEKDPDPSVTDDYDSYWKEAEPTPAAPEVDGKVGTDDNDYWDATFELPDNLPFPDGKEVSPEIIVETLPEEPTAAPYEETWYDEYDEYGMRKKDDKWMEKERERAAKEREREEKERAQKLKEAEERARNRPRVFKEPKKCPPLGMESHRIEPDQLSASSVSQYRFAPQRARLNMQGSDDEDSMGGGGWCANAEDKIHWLEFDARKETEFTGVITQGRDSPNEGDFVTSYFLAFSNDSREWTTIHDGYADWLFFGNSDKDTPVMNQLAAPVLARYMRIIPQSWNGSLCLRMEILGCPIPDPANVQYRQNEVTPVDYLEFKHHSYSDMVALMKSVNAECPNITSIYSLGHSSKGKDILAMVISGNPTEHEIGEPEFRYTAGLHGNEAAGREMILLLMQYLCKEYKDQNPRVQRLVELIRIHLVPSLNPDGHEEAFEVGSELSSWTTGHFTEDGFDIFQNFPDLNSVLWEAEDKGMVPKLTPNHHLPIPEGYETNGSIAVETRAIISWMKSHPFVLGANFQGGETIVAYPYDSLRLNKPADSQKPHSRKKRQYDEEGFDVTEWGRGYHEEPEENWRSRGYSEPEEEWRGHGYDHGYDRGYGHGYDHGHSQGYDHNQGYDHNQGYDHGQGYDHGQGYDHGQGYDHGQGYGHREEEEDDRRGGSYQYAEPEDEPKVIADESLFRWLAVSYASTHLSMSHNYLGSCHGDMTTGGQGIVNRAKWKPVTGSMNDFSYLHTNCFELSVFLGCDKFPHKSELVYEWEKNREAMLIFMEQALRGIRGLVKDQQGNAIANATISVEGINHDVTTASSGDYWRLLNPGEYRVTARAEGFSTVTKLCVVGYQPGATTCSFNLAKSNWDRIKQIMALHGNKPIRLSYSTNRGQSPAAGNGNRRVVDSSNGYSPYSQISAERQRRLRVARLRRLRRLKLMRLRSTTTLPPTTTIPTTPETTTAWYDSWVIGEGQSSTPGGFTESFLDYNYEYKIDDY is encoded by the exons ATGAAAATCcagactgtgagtgtgtgtgcatctctGCTGGCCCTGTGCTGCCTGCTGGTGATCCCCAAAGGAGGCCAGAGCGCCGGGGGGATCACTTCTCTGAGACTgtctgaggagaggaggggggcagaggaTCAGCTCCAACATGAGACCCTGGATGACCCAGAGAACgagcagcagctttcagtggatgaacacTTACTGCGAAGAAGCATCAAGGCCAAAAGAGACACAGAGGGAGCCGCACAAGCAG GTATTGTGGGCAGAGTGAGGAGAGCACCGGAGGaaggcaagaagaagaagaaaaaggacaaGAACAAGGAGCCGAAGGACCCCAACGCCACGAAAAAGCCCAAATCtgagaagaagggaaaaaagaaggaCAAGCAGACAACAACCACAACTCTCCCGCCCACCACCACAC CAATCCCAACTGAACCGCCGACTGAACAGGAACCGTACACAGACTACTCGTATCCTGATGGTG actCTGATTATTGGAAACCGGACGACGACTACTGGGGAGCCGAGGCCACCCCGTCCAGTCCTCCGGCCGAGACCTCCATCACTGATCCTCCAGACGACTACTGGAAGCCAGATGAGGAAGACCCGGCCGCTCCGGTGACAGACGGCTACGACGACTACTGGAAGCCAGACGAGAAGGAGCCTTCACCTTCCGCTCCCAACGTTTATGACGACTACTGGAAGCCAGACGAGAAGGAGCCGTCGCCCTCGTCGCCCAGTGTTTACGACGACGACTACTGGAAGCCAGACGAGAAAGACCCAGATCCCTCTGTGACCGATGACTACGACAGCTACTGGAAAGAAGCGGAGCCGACGCCCGCCGCCCCTGAGGTTGATGGAAAGGTCGGGACAGATGACAACGATTACTGGGATGCCACAT TTGAGTTGCCAGACAACCTGCCGTTTCCTGATGGCAAAGAGGTCAGCCCTGAAATAATAGTAGAAACTCTACCAG aGGAGCCAACAGCTGCACCTTATGAAGAGACGTGGTACGATGAATACGATGAATATGGAATGA GGAAGAAAGACGACAAATGGATGGAGAAGGAGCGAGAAAGAGCCGCAAAAGAAcgagagagggaagagaaag AGAGAGCgcagaagctgaaggaggcggaggagcgagCCAGGAACAGACCACGTGTCTTCAAAGAGCCAAAGA AGTGTCCTCCCCTGGGAATGGAGTCGCACAGGATCGAGCCAGACCAGCTCTCAGCCTCCTCTGTGTCTCAGTATAGATTTGCACCTCAGAGGGCGCGTCTCAACATGCAG GGCTCAGACGATGAGGACAgcatgggaggaggagggtggtgCGCAAACGCAGAGGACAAGATCCACTGGTTGGAGTTCGACGCTCGCAAGGAGACGGAGTTCACAGGAGTCATAACTCAAGGGAGAGACTCCCCTAACGa GGGTGACTTCGTGACGTCCTACTTCCTGGCTTTCAGCAACGACAGCAGAGAATGGACGACTATTCATGATGGATATGCCGACTGG TTATTTTTTGGAAACAGCGATAAGGACACGCCCGTGATGAACCAGCTGGCAGCGCCCGTTCTGGCCCGCTACATGCGCATCATCCCTCAGAGCTGGAACGGCTCGCTCTGCCTGAGGATGGAGATCCTGGGCTGCCCCATTCCTG ATCCGGCCAATGTTCAGTACAGACAAAATGAAGTGACTCCAGTGGATTACTTGGAGTTCAAGCACCACAGCTACTCAGATATGGTTGCA CTCATGAAGTCAGTGAATGCGGAATGTCCCAACATCACCAGCATCTACAGCCTGGGACACAGCTCCAAGGGAAAGGACATTCTGGCCATGGTCATTTCTGGCAACCCCACCGAACACGAAATAG GTGAGCCCGAGTTTCGCTACACGGcaggtctccatggcaacgagGCGGCGGGccgggagatgatcctgcttcTGATGCAGTACCTGTGCAAGGAGTATAAAGACCAAAACCCCAGAGTCCAACGTCTGGTGGAGTTGATCCGCATCCACCTGGTTCCCTCGCTCAACCCAGACGGACATGAGGAAGCTTTTGAAGTG GGATCAGAGCTGAGTAGCTGGACCACAGGACACTTCACCGAGGATGGCTTTGACATCTTCCAGAACTTCCCCGACCTGAACAGCGTCCTGTGGGAGGCTGAAGACAAGGGCATGGTCCCCAAACTCACCCCCAACCATCACTTACCCATACCAGAGGGCTACGAAACTAATGGCTCG ATTGCCGTGGAGACCAGGGCCATAATCTCCTGGATGAAAAGCCATCCATTTGTGTTGGGCGCGAACTTCCAGGGTGGGGAGACAATTGTGGCCTATCCTTATGACAGCTTACGTCTGAACAAGCCTGCTGACAGCCAGAAGCCCCACAGTCGCAAGAagagaca GTATGACGAGGAGGGCTTCGATGTGACTGAGTGGGGAAGGGGCTACCATGAGGAGCCAGAGGAAAACTGGAGGAGCAGGGGCTACTCcgagccagaggaggagtggCGGGGTCACGGATACGACCATGGGTATGACCGCGGCTACGGCCATGGCTACGACCACGGGCACAGCCAGGGGTATGACCACAACCAGGGGTACGACCACAACCAGGGGTATGACCACGGCCAAGGGTACGACCACGGCCAAGGGTACGACCACGGTCAGGGCTATGACCACGGTCAGGGCTATGGGcacagggaggaagaggaggatgacaGAAGAGGTGGCAGTTACCAGTATGCGGAGCCTGAAGACGAGCCAAAAGTGATAGCAGACGAGTCCCTCTTCAGGTGGCTCGCCGTCTCCTACGCGTCCACACACCTCTCTATGTCGCACAACTACCTGGGCTCCTGCCACGGAGACATGACCACCGGCGGCCAAGGGATCGTCAACAGGGCCAAATGGAAACCTGTCACAGGCA GTATGAATGACTTCAGCTACCTGCACACCAACTGTTTTGAGCTGTCCGTGTTCCTGGGCTGTGACAAGTTCCCTCATAAGAGTGAGTTGGTGTACGAGtgggagaaaaacagagaggCAATGCTCATCTTCATGGagcag GCACTTCGTGGCATCAGAGGGCTTGTGAAGGACCAGCAGGGGAACGCCATCGCAAATGCCACCATATCTGTGGAGGGGATAAACCACGACGTCACCACAG CGTCCTCGGGGGATTACTGGCGTCTGCTGAACCCGGGGGAGTACCGAGTGACGGCTCGGGCCGAGGGCTTCTCCACCGTGACTAAACTGTGCGTGGTGGGTTACCAGCCCGGAGCGACGACATGCAGCTTTAACTTGGCGAAGTCCAACTGGGACCGCATCAAACAG ATCATGGCCCTCCATGGAAACAAGCCGATTCGACTCAGCTACAGCACCAACAGAGGACAGTCTCCGGCGGCGGGGAACGGCAACAGGCGTGTGGTCGACAGCAGCAACGGCTATTCCCCATATTCACAGATCAGTGccgagaggcagaggaggctcagGGTCGCTCGTCTCCGCCGCCTGCGGAGGCTGAAGTTAATGAGGTTAAGATCCACGACGACGTTACCGCCAACGACCACGATTCCCACCACACCAGAGACCACGACAGCCTGGTACGACTCGTGGGTCATAGGGGAGGGACAGTCCTCGACGCCCGGTGGGTTTACAGAGTCCTTCCTGGATTATAACTATGAATACAAGATCGATGactattaa